The Penaeus monodon isolate SGIC_2016 chromosome 33, NSTDA_Pmon_1, whole genome shotgun sequence genome includes a window with the following:
- the LOC119594207 gene encoding immunoglobulin-binding protein 1-like (The sequence of the model RefSeq protein was modified relative to this genomic sequence to represent the inferred CDS: added 10 bases not found in genome assembly), producing MAEEKCEYPTVSSLFDQFLRLYEEIDKSDLPTNSDELQKKIKDTVAGLIKTTVLVSEVGVFSSNETLEELSTNSIKFLLLPVLLGSLTLKRTNIERMEVLRLSSIYFRDYITRCKQYGLTDVDLPPEPNNEDQEDEDDAEKKRMARMPPKKGMPTPQELEAMARQREDKIRRFKEKKAMGEQLNELKKALENPSHDEEIVRNYHIAMVKKFILDCLEELESVTMERNMLAEMAAMRMKGTLPDAEEAPKPKPLKPILITRDAMQKNVFGLGYPSLPSMTVEEFYDQRVREGWFPDPRKNQNCLQDRAAAGPDMEREALEREEEEREAAEERDDPDKIAHEREMDEWRDTHKRGWGNTYNRS from the exons ATGGCAGAGGAGAAGTGTGAATATCCGACGGTCTCTTCGTTATTTGACCAGTTTCTCAGATTGTATGAAGAGATTGATAAATCAGATTTGCCGACGAATTCAGACGAGCTACAG aaaaagataaaagatactgTGGCTGGCTTAATAAAGACAACAGTTCTTGTCTCAGAAGTAGGGGTGTTCAGCAGCAATGAAACTTTGGAGGAACTGTCAACAAATTCCATTAAATTCCTCCTACTTCCAGTCCTCCTTGGTTCTCTAACACTGAAACGCACAAACATAGAGCGGATGGAAGTACTCCGTCTGTCAAGTATTTATTTCAGGGATTATATTACAAGGTGTAAACAGTATGGCCTCACAGATGTAGACTTACCTCCAGAGCCAAATAATGAAGatcaagaggatgaggatgatgcggagaagaagaggatggcTAGAATGCCTCCTAAAAAGGGCATGCCAACTCCACAG CAATGGCCCGACAACGTGAGGACAAGATCCGTAGATTCAAAGAAAAGAAGGCTATGGGAGAACAGTTAAATGAACTTAAAAAAGCCCTAGAGAATCCTAGTCATGACGAAGAAATTGTCAGAAATTATCACATTGCAATGGTTAAAAAATTCATCTTGGACTG CCTTGAAGAGTTAGAGAGTGTGACAATGGAACGTAACATGTTAGCAGAGATGGCTGCTATGAGGATGAAAGGCACGCTACCTGATGCAGAAGAAGCACCAAAGCCCAAACCTCTCAA GCCTATTCTTATAACAAGGGATGCTATGCAGAAGAATGTATTTGGTCTTGGATATCCAAGTCTACCGTCTATGACTGTAGAGGAATTTTATGACCAGAGGGTTAGAGAAGGATG GTTCCCAGATCCACGCAAGAACCAGAACTGCCTTCAGGATCGTGCTGCTGCTGGACCAGATATGGAAAGGGAAGCattagaaagagaagaggaagagagggaagctgCAGAAGAGCGGGATGATCCTGATAAGATTGCACATGAGCGGGAAATGGATGAGTGGCGAGACACACATAAGAGAGGCTGGGGAAACACCTACAACAGAAGTTGA